CGAAAACAGCCTTAAAAATGCTTCATTCGTTGTAAATCCTTTTATATACGCTCTAAATTCATTGAACAGACTCCATATATGCTTCCCctgtttgaattataataacatggaaattaaaataacgaagaaaaacAGAAGAAGTTTTTGATCAGCATGATTCTATGCTAATAAACGATTGTGCGATTACCACCACGTCGATCCACGACGTTTTTGTCAATCTGGCACCAAGAATAATCataaaacagaaaagaaataacgatCACTATACTTTGTGATTTCTTGAATGAAAATAGTAGTTTTGTTCTAAAGATACACAAACTAACAATAATTAGATTGacgtatcttttaatataattaaaatcgtgactaattttttctgttattttactttttctcagTACTTTCTGGAGCTGGCAATGGTATAGGTTTATCAGAAATTGGAACTTGCTTTTtcgtcttttttcctttcttctgcGATTTAGgtgattgttttatttcacCAGTATCtagattcattttttcttctgttttcTGTTGTTCTTCTTGAATAGATTGTTTATTATCAACTTtctctgtttctttttcttctttgacatctttttcaattttatttttttcagtagTTTCTTTTATCTCCATAGTAGTATTTTCTACTTTGTGATCAGAAATgttctctatttctttttcatctaaaAGATTTTCTGACTTTTGCTCGGAAGAAGCATTCTTTATAGGTTTCTCAATAGAAATATCTGCTTTTTTCTCttcagtaatatatttttgtttcttctcctCAGAAacattcttcaatttcttcttttcagtTATATTTGGTTCTTCTGAACTTTGCTGTGCATCCATTGCAATCATTTCTTGTTTCTCCATTGAAATCGAATTTATAGATTTGTTGAAAGTTTGATTAGTTTCCTGTTGTAGATCTGCCGtttgattattatcaaaattttctaatttttccacACAAGTTTCGATAATCTCTCCAGTCTTTTTCATTGGAGATGATGGACCAGGAGGCAGTGGGATGGCTTCCTTATTCGACTGATCTTCTGGTTTCTGATTCatagatttcatattttcagcCTCTTCAGTAATGTTGGAAACTTGATTTTCCTgtttttcttgttcttctGCTGACATTTGTTGCAAAGGCAGTGGCGCCTTCGATTCCAATAAGCTAATCGTTTCCTGTATactttttattgcatttttacgTGCTTGTCGCACATTGTCTCTACCTTCCGTTTCAATATCGTCCAATTTAATCAATTCTCTAGTAAGCATTTCatccaaataaatatattctttatctgTTCTTGAAATGCCATTATATTGCTTGACTTGTTCAGCCAAAGCATCAACTTCTTTTTGAACAAGGGCTACTCTCTCTAGAGGATCCTTTAAAACAATAGGTAACTCTTGTCTCTGTTGTTGAGGCTGTTGAGTTTTTTGTTGTTTTGGTTGTTCATAATGCTGTTGCTGAGGTTGTCTTTCACAATATTGTTGATGTTGAGGCTGTCTTTCACTGTATAATTGTTGTCTGGgctctttaaaattatgagtCTGCTGTTGTCTCACAGAGGGATGTTCGAATGCACTTGGCTGCTGATAAAACGATTCTTGAAAGTGTGGGGACCATTGTTGATGCCTTCCAGCGAAATGCTGACCAAACGGCGTCGGTCTTTGAAAATGTGGATCCATATTCACAAAAGTTCGGTGTTGCGAACTTTGATCGAAACTCCTTGGAAGCACAGGTTCATCTCTGCCCTCaacaaaaattggaatatgCCTAACATTACTTTGTTGTTGCGgtttttgttgttgttgctgttgagATTGTTGTTGTGATTTATGTTGAGGCTGATTATGCTGTGGTGTTATATCTATCCTGGAAACATATCTCTGTGATTGCTGTGGTGATTGTTGTTCTTGTTGCTGAAATTGTTGTTGATTAAAAGATTGTCTATTTTCTGGAGGTGCAGACATAGAACGTTGACCACGATTTCCTTT
This region of Apis mellifera strain DH4 linkage group LG14, Amel_HAv3.1, whole genome shotgun sequence genomic DNA includes:
- the LOC727486 gene encoding BAG domain-containing protein Samui isoform X2, with translation MDSPVIVDKASEFGESIDLDRPFPGFPFDDDNFGRRSDIRAHLDDLAARHPEFADHLLGPPWGDIPFHNSFRNRNRDIGNKERNNYQQGCSDEDARSQASGSSVASGTSVSSSHGEPDVNQNQQNKSSSFEQTNKKSQIPQYGLRNTVDIGQHHHNMENTDKGNRGQRSMSAPPENRQSFNQQQFQQQEQQSPQQSQRYVSRIDITPQHNQPQHKSQQQSQQQQQQKPQQQSNVRHIPIFVEGRDEPVLPRSFDQSSQHRTFVNMDPHFQRPTPFGQHFAGRHQQWSPHFQESFYQQPSAFEHPSVRQQQTHNFKEPRQQLYSERQPQHQQYCERQPQQQHYEQPKQQKTQQPQQQRQELPIVLKDPLERVALVQKEVDALAEQVKQYNGISRTDKEYIYLDEMLTRELIKLDDIETEGRDNVRQARKNAIKSIQETISLLESKAPLPLQQMSAEEQEKQENQVSNITEEAENMKSMNQKPEDQSNKEAIPLPPGPSSPMKKTGEIIETCVEKLENFDNNQTADLQQETNQTFNKSINSISMEKQEMIAMDAQQSSEEPNITEKKKLKNVSEEKKQKYITEEKKADISIEKPIKNASSEQKSENLLDEKEIENISDHKVENTTMEIKETTEKNKIEKDVKEEKETEKVDNKQSIQEEQQKTEEKMNLDTGEIKQSPKSQKKGKKTKKQVPISDKPIPLPAPESTEKK
- the LOC727486 gene encoding BAG domain-containing protein Samui isoform X1 — translated: MSFYFRDRPKFSDRLRGKSGDELLQEIKQQFDEDSKSFFEPTNRSGRDSFERHSAFSRGFPFDDDNFGRRSDIRAHLDDLAARHPEFADHLLGPPWGDIPFHNSFRNRNRDIGNKERNNYQQGCSDEDARSQASGSSVASGTSVSSSHGEPDVNQNQQNKSSSFEQTNKKSQIPQYGLRNTVDIGQHHHNMENTDKGNRGQRSMSAPPENRQSFNQQQFQQQEQQSPQQSQRYVSRIDITPQHNQPQHKSQQQSQQQQQQKPQQQSNVRHIPIFVEGRDEPVLPRSFDQSSQHRTFVNMDPHFQRPTPFGQHFAGRHQQWSPHFQESFYQQPSAFEHPSVRQQQTHNFKEPRQQLYSERQPQHQQYCERQPQQQHYEQPKQQKTQQPQQQRQELPIVLKDPLERVALVQKEVDALAEQVKQYNGISRTDKEYIYLDEMLTRELIKLDDIETEGRDNVRQARKNAIKSIQETISLLESKAPLPLQQMSAEEQEKQENQVSNITEEAENMKSMNQKPEDQSNKEAIPLPPGPSSPMKKTGEIIETCVEKLENFDNNQTADLQQETNQTFNKSINSISMEKQEMIAMDAQQSSEEPNITEKKKLKNVSEEKKQKYITEEKKADISIEKPIKNASSEQKSENLLDEKEIENISDHKVENTTMEIKETTEKNKIEKDVKEEKETEKVDNKQSIQEEQQKTEEKMNLDTGEIKQSPKSQKKGKKTKKQVPISDKPIPLPAPESTEKK